The nucleotide sequence aaaatTAACACGAAACGTCACCAGGGTTCACTACAAGAAGTGGTGCGACAGTATGGAAACATCTGCCTGTTGGTGTGAGCTCCAAAGTCATTCTAAACACTCGAATTTGCTGTCTGAATCATTCATATTTCCTCGGTGGTTTTTCAGCAGGCTTTTCGGGGAAGATGCCGTCACACctccccttgaagtcggtccACGACGGATATtaactctttcctgctgtcctctctccatctctctaCACCTCTCATAGACGCAGTTGCTCCGCGGTCTTAACGCGGAAATAAAATAGCCACGCGCACACGCAACAATAAAGCTGTTCTCATATGACAATGGAAGGCTTTATACGCGGCCCCTTCAGACGCTGAATGTAAATCATGTTTATTACGTCATTGAGAATCGCTCTTTGAGAGCATGCAGGTGGTCGGCACGAGCATGCGGCTTGCACCTTTCAACGAGAACGAGTGGCATTGACATGAAGCTGCATCTCGTTGTCCTGTTGCGTTGCGTTTACACTTACGGAAGTGTCGGGGACACAGTGCGGTCTTCTTGCCCGAACCAAACGGATGCGTGGAAGGCAAGTTGTATACTGTTGTAGTACTATCTTAAGCAccggggaaagaaaaaaaaagaaagataatgAACATGTGTCACGGCAGAAGTAGCTGTAGGTATAGAAAATGTATCCACTAATGGTGAAACAGAAAAAGAGTTTCGAGGAAACAGCCTCAGGCCAGAAGCTGCCGATAATTCGAACACTGCCTGTAAATTGGAGAACATTAGCACAACAAATGCGATAACAAAAATTGCTCGAAAATTACGTAAACGTGAGGCTTTGCAAAGGGAAATACTAATAATAAGTAGAAGAccgaacttcttttttttttttcgatatatCGGAGATGAGCGAAAGCAATTTCAGTAGCTTCGTTTAACTTTTCACCCCACTAAAGAAATTTCCTAACAATGAGGACAAAGACTGGacaaaacaaaggaaggaaTCCCTATCCAGTCATGACCCTGATAACAGACCATATGTGCTACATgtgtgctcaaacgtcgccataccagcactggGCGCCTGTTTCGACATTATAGcagcagtgcgcaggcaggcaacatttCGGTTGGGTAGCGTCACAAGGCCACGtagaacgtgatgtcctcccgtcagggtgagactTTCACCACTGAAAGTCCCGCGCTTTCAGGGCTTTCAGTTGTGAGGCTCTCATCCTTAAGAGTGGATCAAGTTCTGACGGACCTTGTGACGCCACCCAACAGAAATGTTGCCTCCCTGCGCACTGCTAATGATGGCCCAAtaatgccgaaacagctgtccagtgctggtatgaCGACGTTCGAATACTCGAACGGATACACTGCGTGCAGCCGAACAGCTTCGGCTTCCTTTTTTCGTACATTATGTGGTACATGTTCATTACTTCAGGAGAGTTCATTACAGAAAACGAATTGTTCCATTCAAAATGAACACTGTTCCTTGTAAAGTTGTGTTATTGGTATACGTATTTCATCGCATGGTTTGTTGAAGTTCTTTCTGTCTGTTTTAAAGAATCTTAATAGTCGAGGCCCTGGAAAGTATTTCCTTCTGGAGGCTACGACGCCGAACCCGTACGAATGTGCTTACGTGGATCAGCCGACGTTCATctctgaaaacgaaaaaagtGCTAACATCACATTTGGATCACGTGACAAGGATGGAGAAGGGCTGTAAGAGATTGGGTTCGATGCTTCCATCTGGACTCTGCAACAATGCGTTGACTTGCAGGATAAAGTTGCTGGGGACAGTTAGAGCAGAAGGAGATAAACTTCATCTTACGGGAGGTAAGCCCGCTCGAGACACATATCCGAAATTATTCCGCCTTTTACATCGAGCGGCTTCTACCATCTGCGAGAAAACTATACCTAAACAGAGGCACCTGAACTTAAAACGTTGCCATCAAAGCACACTTATGTAAAAAGAAGCATATATCATGTAAGTAGTGATCACGAATATTTCTCTCCGTGTATTATTTTTCGCCATTTATTCGCCAATTGTTCTTCGCCCCGGTTGTATTTGGTGGTATTTGCGTTTAACAAATTAAATTCCTTTAAACAACAAAGCACTGCCCTTACAGAGGTCCGCATCGGACGATACAGCTTGTCAACCCTATGTTCGGTGGCGCCATCACATCCCCCGTCATAATGTTGACACTCCTCGTGACGTCAACTGCATGAAGGAAAGAAAGTGCGCGCGTACGATTCCGGTGCGGGCTGTGCAGAAATCTCGTGCTTGTATCAGAGTATGACGTGGTGATTGCACATTGCAATTTCATCAAAACACACATTTCATTTTTAAGTCGTAGACCCTTTATAGGGTCACTAAACTATACTAGCAGTGTCGTGTGTATTTCCCACCGAATGGCGCTTTGCGGTGTCAATCAATCCCAAGCTCTCCACAACGTCAGCCGAGTCATGTTATTTTTAACAATAATGTTGTTGTTAGTTTTTGTGGATGAGAGCTCGTAAACCTAGTGTGACTGCCACAACCTACGTAACATGTTTACTACCTCATTGTTACAGATCCGCCAATGCAGAGCTATCTCACTTCAAAGTACAGAAGTGCGGCTTATGAAGTAGTTTCTGTTACTGAAGGCCTCTGCAAGAAATCTACAAATAATGCGTTGTAGAAGGACATTCCTCGCGAATGTATTCTACTGGTTCTAAAAGTGTTTTCTTAAGAATGCAGCAATGTCAGTGGTTGCGCGTGTGAAACTTCAAAACGACGTCGACACTATTGTTGTAAGAACTCGAGTGACGCAGAATGATTGAAAAAGTAGTGCACGACGCGTTTTATAATTGCCGTGCTACTATGTGGTGGTCGACCTCCAGAATTTCATAACGCATTGTTCAATTTTTGTTGCTCAGTTGTTCAATATTTACAAATGTATCGTTGTTTCTACATCAGTTGAATGTCCCTTTAAAACATGCGTATGTACATGTAGGTCGGGGTGGGATGACGACACTTCTTCATGCTGAGTACGGTACCTGTGACGTTTTTCTGGCGCCAACTGGAGGTAAATATCTTATCAAGCAACcgcaacgccacctagagtaATCACGGCGTGCTTTCGATTGGCGTAGCTTTGGAGCCGAGCCGCTGTCTAGCAGGTAGACGCAGAAAACGTGTGTTCGAAGTCGTCTATACGGCATGACTTTATGTGTTCACGTAGCGTACTAGCAAAAGGAGGATGGGCTTTCTGTCTCTTGGTCATGTTGGTATTGAACAATCCTGTCTATGGAGTTATGTTCCGTTTTTTACTTAAACGCTATGTAATACGAAAGCGCTAGTTCTGGTTCGTTTTGCGAAGCATCTTAGTTCGCCACCTTCGCTTCATTTTGCGAAGCTTCTGCGTCTCTTCAACGTGGGAATTGGCATGAAATTCTTTGATCGTGGCTTCTGCTTTCCCAAATGTTTTCGTCCGTCAGATGTGCCTAGAGAAGCCCTAAAATGCAGTCAGCGATTGGCAGTCCACAAAAAATGGTCATATGAAGGCTGGTGTATTAAAGTCTGTAACCAATGGATGGAAGTCGTTGGCATAATGCTCTTGCTGGTGGTAGCAATGGGTCACTCTTCTTTTGCATAGTCTCACTCCACCCGGCATGAAATAACTCAGTCGCAAGGGACATTGCCATGAAGCCGAAAAAGCGTCAGCCTGAGAAGTTCGAATTGTCTTCGACATTGCATTCCCTAATTTCCTGTTTCCCCTTCCTTTGTGTATGTCCAGCTTGTGAGCTCTGGGTTCACGAGAAAGTCCTGAGAACAAGATCATACGGCTGCTGCAGTACAAAGTTCCAAGAGTGTGCCAAGTCCAGCTCAGTCCAGCACCCCTACCAGGAAGGCTGTCTTCGTCAGTAGCGtggagaggaaggaagcacgcATATTTTGCAACATATCGATCGCGATCACAGCATGAACAAAATATACTATGCGGTATATTACTGCAAATCCTACAATTTTATGAATTGAAATAGTGGTGTGAGTAAAGAACAACTTTCAAGATATTTTGTATTAATTTTGTGATATTCTGTTCCTATTTGTCCACTTGTTCGAGCTTGTTAAAGACGTAGTTGACGTTGTGCATTTCTGATCTGTGAGACCTCGAGACAAGCGAGATCTTGTTCGAGCAAAGTACGCATTGAATTGTTGCTATGAACTGAGATTTCTGCCTCGACGATCCCACATCATTCATGTCGTTGGAACCTACATGTCTCACATCGTAACCGTCAAAAATATTGTGTACCTGCACACAGCGTACGTGCCCGAACCAACATGCAAGAACATTGTTAAAAAAGATGGAACACTTCACACGAATAAAGCCAACTGAATGTTGTTCGCTGTCGTGCAGCGTAGGAGCTAGTATTCTTTCAATCTGCCTAGCCTACGATTTAGCTTACTTCTAGAATATTAGTCTAGGGGCAGAGGTGTCAATTTGAAAGTTGTGAGGTGCACGCAGTACACACAATCAAGTCGTTTCAAAAGAGGGACTTAGTGTGTGGCGCTTTCCTTTCAGCCTAAAAATAAAGCCTTCAGAATACAACAAATACCACGTGAGATTGCTTCCAGATGCCGCGGTTTCAAAACAGGCTTTTTGGCCACAATAAAAAGCCATATAAAGATGTGCCAAGCAACTCCTTTGGGACCCTCCCAGCATCCCTTGTAGTTGCTATCGCGAAGGTTTCGAAATATGGACGTTACATGGCAATAGTGCAGTCAGAAAAGTATTTCACGGGGGTTCAGTGGGAAATTTAAATGGGGAGAGGAATTCACCCTCGTTCTCCATGTCCAAAATGCATTATCCAAAGGTCCGGGGGACATCTGAACTGAACCCCCGAAAACTCCGTCTAGCTACGTCACTGCTAGGTGATGCTTTCAACGtttgttctttttgtttcgGTTGGATGTCTTCCAGATTCCGTAGATTACTTTTTGGTGCTCTAATTACAACTTTTTAATGTAGAACTGTCGGGATTAATTAAACGCATCATTGTACTCAGCTTCGCCGTCACGGGACATCACACCAGTCATCAATATTGAGGCGAATGCACTTTCGCATTGTTTCCACCAGGCCTGTGTGCATTAAAAAGTCTAGGTACCAAAATTGTCGCAACTTAGCCGCCTCTTCGTATTGTAGAGCAACACCACGCAAAAACTAGACAGCACAATCTGTTTTTGGTTTTGCATAACGTTGGTACAAACAAGAGCAATGATCGAAAATGTCGTCATGATCTCCGTTCTGTAGCAGAGTAACCACGCCCTGCATCGAAAAATAGAAAACGTCGCGCCCTCCTCCAAAGAAGTAGCTTTCGAGCGATAGTAGTGCCTTCGAGAGCAGACGTACAGGAACGGCGCAGTTTCGGTACAAAGGTACCCACTAAGAGAGCAGCAGGGCCACTGCCTTAAAGTTCCACCTGGGACTAAACATCGTGTCTTCAGAGTATGAAGGATTTGGTGCCATTTATCTGATTTATCTGAGAATTGACATCAGGTTAAAAGGTTTGTGACACGTCATCCCAGGTAATCCCAGATAAATATAAATCATCTTTGTCCTGGCGTGAACCTGCTTTGAAGTTTTCACGGCGATGAGGTTGATgaaagcggagaaaatgggcagcGCGAGCACCGAAGCTGACGCGACTCAATGGAAGAGGAAGAGGAATGAGGTCACGATGCATccgtacgtcgttcattgcgggCGCGATATGATGCTGCAGAATATACAGGGCAGAATAGCAGTCCGGGCTAAAGCCGACTTTTTTTAATTaattttttagactatttctgttgctatactgcgcatagtttcggttgggtGTGTGGCTATCCGTGgtggacttcatatttctgtaaaataaaaatcgcttggcaattttcaaagttcatttgaaaaaaaaaaagtttcccacatttaaaaattgtccaaagacTTCTTCGATGGTGGCAAAAGTTAAGGTAATTGTCGAAAGtctgacaatcctccggcgagtacgtagccagatagaattttttatcacctcaggtgaaacaccatgtatatgcaatatatatatatcgtgtAACAAGTCTAGCAATAGCACGATTTGCACACGGGCACAAGGTACCGCCTCCTTCCTCTATAGGTATGTGCTCACACGACCACCACTAGTCACGCTGTTGCCCATTCGCTCCCATACGTGCTTATAGTAAATAACAAACGGGTCGACGTGAATGCCAAGCTGAAGTAGCAAACTTCTCAAGCACATAATCTCAATTTCGCATCGAAAATGCTGTAGAGAAGAGTTCGTAGTTGCTTCCATCGTCCAATAGCTCTGTGATAGCCGACCGCCATAACTGGAGTTTCTCGCAAACCTGAGAAGCAGTCAGGGAAGTCTGAGAAAGCCCCACCCCTCAACCCATCAGAAGCACGATACCCCAACCACATACATAGGGCAGGTTCTGcacatctacgtcacaaaaatggccgcGCTCATgacttgttttggtttctttcatTAACGAATTTTCGTAacaggaagacaaaattgacgAAGGGGCATTTCGGGGGaggttggatgtgctcgttttAAATATCAAACCACATAAACACATCGCGAAATCGGTGTAGCTGATCTTTAAGACGTCTGGCGCTTCCGCAATCACCAAGTGGATGCGTTGTAACATATTGGCTGGAGTGTCTGCTTATCATCTCTCATGCAGCAAATGTCAACCCattactgaattttaaattGAGTTTCAGTACATTTCCCTTCACTTTTTACATTTAGCTCGGTTAATATCTAAGCAAGTATATTGAGTTGTGGACGTATCAAATTGGCTTTGGTAATTGCGTCTTGATACAGAAACGCCTGAAAAAAAATACTAGTCGCTTGTTTCGAAGGGGACAAGGAACATATGAAGAAGCCAATCACCTTTACTTCCGTTGTCTACGTGCGCGCATGCTCTGCACATGTGAGGTCTTCTCTTTCCCCAGATGCGTTTGATGCTTGGAGCGTGAGCTATCCTCCAGATACCAAGAACGAAAGGAAATATGTCCTCCGTAGTGCGAATGATACAGAATGTTGCCTGTCCACTTTTGATTATCTTTATTAAAACTTTATCAGATGATCCTGTCCTCTCCACTTCGTTGTGTTACCATTGTTACCACTGTCTCATTCTTTTTCCTCAAAGTCAAGAAAAAGAGGATACGTATAgcagaatgaaaagaaagaaaaatggaaatgtgaGGCAGGCAAGAAACTGATGCATTTTCACGAACACCAGCAGCAAAATTGCATTAAAGTCCGTCAGAACGACACAGAGGATACCACGCTATATCATTACGTTCCGCGACAAGAAGTTATACTTGTCACATATTCGCAAGCTATGATGAATACATTCTTTATTAATGCTACGTTGCTTCTTCACCCTCCACCTGTTTCTCCACCTGTTTTCGACGGGTAACATGTACTCGTATGTCTCTAATGTGTATGGACtctctcgggttttcaagtcatggcaTGTACATGTGTCTGCATGACTGTGACTATGTGCATGTGTCTCCATGACTGTGACTATGTACATGTGACTGCATGACTGTGACCAGCGACACTAACGTATAGGCACCCTGAAACGTATACTTGCAAACGTACTTGCGAGTGTCGTGCGTGTTCTTGCGTTTTCTTTAGCAACACTTGTGTTTGCTTTGCAACCAGTAAAGTTTACTCAGAGTAAACTTTACTGGTTTGAGTCGTGTgctcgtgtcgtccctctgtgtacCCAGACTCatgcttttacattatggagttttCATTGATCTTCGTGTGGGACCCCCGGACATGTCGCGGGAAAATTTTGCATTTATCACGCGTTACGTGATAAAGAAAAGTTGAACACTGAAGTCCCAGATGTCTGGCACGCAGTAAGGTTTGTCCTATTTCTTCTATGTCACTCATAATTATCTCCAAGTATTAAGCGTTTTCGTGTCAAATATACACACGTATAAAAAAACATATGTCTCGCACTGTACACGTTTGCCTTTTAAATTTCATTGTACTGTGCGCGACATGCATGTAGAATCGTATGGGATATCCAACAATATCCAGCTGTCGCGTTCTTACTTTTGGTTGCTCATTTAGTGCGTGTTGACGCCACGTGCAGCAAAGTTTGTCCTGTCTCGCAATTGATATTGAATTTGAAATTGATTTATAATTCGTTTTTCTTGTCCGATAAATATCAAAGTATGAATATCAAGTTGGCCACATATCTAATTCGCTTTGATTAATGCTTCTTGGGAGTATATAAGTACCTTGAAAAGAGTACCATAGTGAGCTAGCTCGTTTCAAGTGACATCGATATGGCGCACCCTGTAATCTTCATCTTTGTTGTCTGCATGTACGTGTGCGTCGTGCATGCTCAATGCCCGGACCAGACTGATGCGTGGACGGTAAGTTGTTCTATAGAGATGGAGGACCAGAAAGTAAATATGCGCTGTGTAGTTTGAATGATACAGAATGCAGCAGTTCTTTACTGTACTCTGATCTCTTCAACGTTAGCAGTGTACTTCAGGTGTCTCAATTAAATCTCCGAGCAAAATAATTCGTGAAAGGgggcaccaatcgacgaactttctttcttgcaagtatctgtccgataccacctacaagctgcgcaccgtgcgaatgagtataaggtgctcattatttaaatagaaattcaaattagtttcgtaaaaaacaaaaacataacttctaaagcaaggcgctgtcgacattaaaatgggtactgcgCCTTTTTGGACCTTCAGAGGACaccttttaaagaaaaatctgcTAGGTCCAAAGACCAGTTCCGTTCGATCATGTGGTTACTTTTGTACCGGTAGCCACCAGTGGCGCTGCAAGTTTTCGTGCATGATTCATTCGTCTTACGTGTGTCTGCCTCTTTTCAGCTTCTGCAACGTCGACAATCCAAAAGATATTTTCTTGTGAAGACTACATCAGTAAACCTGGGTGAATGTAGTTATTTGAAACCCGGCAATGTTGATCAAGCAAGCAAAAGCGCTTCTTTTTCATTCGGGTTACGCGATGGCAAGTCGCTGTAAGGAATTGAACCTGTGTCATTCAGAATCTGTACTGTGAGACGATCTTTTAACTTTCAGGACGAAGCAAAGTGCAAAGGTTAAAGCGCAAGGAAAGGAGCTTGTTGTTACTGGAGGTAAGTCAACAGCTTTGACAGCCTCTGCTACAGCGgtattttctttcttgtttgtttggtGGGACTATGTGTGTTGAGAATGGCGGAGATTCCAGGAAGATATCTGCATCACTTGTACCACATTCTCTAACCCTGGGATTGCATAACTAACAGTTCGTTAACTAGCACGAAAGCTGCTATCGTTCCAGAGACGAGCCGATGGGCACAAAATGCGTGCAAAGTAAATCAACTGCGGGCAATATATGACTGTAGTCGTGTTCAAGCTAACACAGGCACGTTTAAGCCCCGCCGTATATAGTCTTGTTCCTATTGGCTGAATAGCTAGCCACATCACTCTGCGTCGCGTAGTAGGCCGACGTCGAAACTATCGCCGCATCATAATTGACGCGGGTAAAGCGACGTTATGTAGTACGGGTATCgccttcaaaatgaacttcaccacatagcacgctcctagccaaccatcatcccgaatgacaacgttctcgctcccgatttgttgaaaacgagaggcggagcctattttgtgccattatgcacggcacagaataggctccacatcccgttttcaaaaaatcaggggcgagaacgttgtcattcgggatgatggttggctaggagcgtgctatgtggtgaagttcattttcaccatcaccaccaccaccaccatcatttttaagagtgttgttcAGGATGTTCTGGTGTAAGCGGAGCTTCCGTGCCACCGCGTCAACATCTTGGCAAGCTTGCCATaatggggtggtggtggtggtgggggtggggggggggagaatatgtttattaagaaaaaagaacggaaaggtcagccagacggatgtcggcttgctattcaaaaaaaagaaaatggggaAGAAAAGAGAGGGAGACGAAAAAGTAGAAAAGGGGAAATTAAagcaaaggaaaagaagaaaagaaaaggggaagacaaagaagaaaagaaaggaaaagacagagaagaaaagaaaaggaataacacaaaactaaaactgaaaagggTGCTGGTGACGAATtatagagagcggatttttaggcactaaccATGAGATTTAGGCGTTCCTTCgtaagataggtgtcgttggatcgtcgaactgttcaacttacggaactgtggagaacacggagcacgtgctggtaaACCTGCCGACGtttcgactctagtcggcgaacactgaagaaagcagccctcgcgaaacttgacaaaCCGACTGTATAGTGTTGAGAAGGCACTGGGAAGCTGtccaaggcagcaccagcaacctgcgctgtgtgcactaacgacctacctcaaggacatacacGTGCTGAAATAACCTTTTAAAtaattcagtgctttcacacgtcaagcgtcctggaacagctggtcgcacctgTGCGACgcacgtttccattttttttttctatttctatttctattctattcatgCGCGATTATTACggcatactgcgtgctatgcggtcaagagaGCCCTCTGCTAGTGGTAATGATGACGTAACTGCTTGCCGTAAAGCTTGCCATGTGGTCAAGAGAGCCCTCTGCTAGTGGTAATGATGACGTAACTGCTTGCCGTAAAGCTTGCCATGCGGTCAAGAGAGCCCTCTGCTAGTGGTAATGATGACGTAACTGCTTGCCGTAAAGCTTGCCATGACACTTAATGCTTAAGTAATTTAACGCTCAATGAACCCTTTTGCTTAATACTTGTACGCATATATTCTAATGTATTTTGCACTTATGTATGCCGTATTTATATGTATTTATATTCCACTTAAATACAAaaatttcgtatatgtgtacaTATCAAGGTAGCCAGGGGGCATTGACAGTTCTTTTCTCTGACTACGGATCCTGTGACGTGCTCCGTGGACCAGCTGGAGGTAAATATTAAACATGTTCCCTCGCCTTCAGACAGCGACCTATTGTGCATGTACCTGCCTTGTCGTTTCCTGGACGGGTATTAGCACGAAACCCGACCCGATTTCTACATCCCCATGAAGCTACCACGATATTAAAAGCGAACCTGACCCCATGAACCCCTCTTGCTGAAGGCACACCTTAAaaatacagaacttcaccgcatagcgcacCGTacaccaaccgttgccacgaatggtagggttatcgcttgtgattcgaagagaaaaagggcgtacgccttttcgtggcagTTTAGATGTATGGAATTgctccaaaaaggcgtacgcctccctctgtcttccaatcacaagcgataagcctatcattcgtggcactacactcttaaaaatgaacttcaccgcatagcacgctcctgtccaaccattatctcgaatgatatcgttatctgccctgatttgttgaaagcggtaggcgtacgccttttctgtgacacttatgctgttcataattgtcacagaaaaggcg is from Ornithodoros turicata isolate Travis chromosome 8, ASM3712646v1, whole genome shotgun sequence and encodes:
- the LOC135367297 gene encoding allergen Arg r 1-like, translated to MKLHLVVLLRCVYTYGSVGDTVRSSCPNQTDAWKNLNSRGPGKYFLLEATTPNPYECAYVDQPTFISENEKSANITFGSRDKDGEGLIKLLGTVRAEGDKLHLTGGRGGMTTLLHAEYGTCDVFLAPTGACELWVHEKVLRTRSYGCCSTKFQECAKSSSVQHPYQEGCLRQ
- the LOC135367298 gene encoding allergen Arg r 1-like, translated to MAHPVIFIFVVCMYVCVVHAQCPDQTDAWTLLQRRQSKRYFLVKTTSVNLGECSYLKPGNVDQASKSASFSFGLRDGKSLTKQSAKVKAQGKELVVTGGSQGALTVLFSDYGSCDVLRGPAGDCELWADEAVVRSNSLGCCDTKFQACAKSNKVRHTYQENCPRV